From the Manis javanica isolate MJ-LG chromosome 11, MJ_LKY, whole genome shotgun sequence genome, one window contains:
- the PA2G4 gene encoding proliferation-associated protein 2G4 isoform X1, which translates to MSGEDEQQEQTIAEDLVVTKYKMGGDIANRECGLGPEGEAEGERQGRRRWAGPSDRRGVLRSVVEASCSGVSVLSLCEKGDAMIMEETGKIFKKEKEMKKGIAFPTSISVNNCVCHFSPLKSDQDYILKEGDLVKIDLGVHVDGFIANVAHTFVVGIAQGTQVTGRKADVIKAAHLCAEAALRLVKPGNQNTQVTEAWNKVAHSFNCTPIEGMLSHQLKQHVIDGEKTIIQNPTDQQKKDHEKAEFEVHEVYAVDVLVSSGEGKAKDAGQRTTIYKRDPSKQYGLKMKTSRAFFSEVERRFDAMPFTLRAFEDEKKARMGVVECAKHELLQPFSVLYEKEGEFVAQFKFTVLLMPNGPMRITSGPFEPDLYKSEMEVQDAELKALLQSSASRKTQKKKKKKASKTAENATSGETLEENEAGD; encoded by the exons ATGTCGGGCGAGGACGAGCAGCAGGAGCAGACTATTGCCGAGGACCTGGTCGTGACCAAGTATAAGATGGGGGGCGACATCGCCAACCGTGAGTGCGGCCTCGGTCCGGAGGGCGAGGCTGAGGGGGAGAGGCAAGGGAGACGGCGCTGGGCCGGTCCGAGCGACCGGAGAG GGGTACTTCGGTCTGTGGTGGAAGCATCCTGCTCAGGTGTGTCAGTCCTGAGCCTTTGTGAGAAAGGTGATGCCATGATCATGGAAGAGACagggaaaattttcaagaaagaaaaagaaatgaagaaag GTATTGCCTTTCCCACCAGCATTTCGGTAAATAACTGTGTATGTCACTTCTCCCCCTTGAAGAGTGACCAGGACTATATTCTCAAGGAAGGTGACTTGGTAAAAAT TGACCTTGGGGTTCATGTGGATGGCTTTATCGCTAATGTTGCCCACACTTTTGTAGTTGGTATAGCTCAG GGGACCCAAGTAACAGGGCGGAAAGCAGATGTCATTAAGGCAGCTCACCTTTGTGCTGAAGCTGCTTTACGCCTGGTCAAACCTGGAAACCAG AACACACAAGTGACAGAAGCCTGGAATAAAGTTGCCCACTCATTTAATTGCACGCCAATAGAAG GTATGCTGTCACACCAATTAAAGCAGCATGTCATTGATGGAGAGAAAACCATTATCCAGAATCCCACAGACCAGCAGAA gAAGGACCATGAAAAAGCTGAGTTTGAGGTACATGAAGTATATGCTGTGGATGTTCTCGTCAGCTCAGGAGAGGGCAAG GCGAAGGATGCAGGACAGAGAACCACCATTTACAAACGAGACCCTTCTAAACAGTATGGCCTGAAAATGAAAACTTCACGTGCCTTCTTTAGTGAGGTGGAAAGGCGTTTTGATGCCATGCCCTTTACCTTAAG GGCATTTGAAGATGAGAAGAAGGCCCGGATGGGGGTGGTGGAGTGCGCCAAACATGAACTGCTGCAGCCGTTTAGTGTTCTCTATGAGAAGGAGG GTGAATTTGTTGCCCAGTTTAAATTTACAGTTCTACTCATGCCCAATGGCCCCATGCGCATAACCAGTGGCCCCTTTGAGCCTGACCTTTACAAGTCTGAGATGGAGGTCCAGGATGCAGAGCTAAAG gcccttctccagAGTTCTGCAAGTcgaaaaactcagaaaaagaaaaaaaagaag GCCTCCAAGACTGCAGAGAATGCCACCAGTGGGGAAACATtagaagagaatgaagctggggaCTGA
- the PA2G4 gene encoding proliferation-associated protein 2G4 isoform X2, translating to MSGEDEQQEQTIAEDLVVTKYKMGGDIANRVLRSVVEASCSGVSVLSLCEKGDAMIMEETGKIFKKEKEMKKGIAFPTSISVNNCVCHFSPLKSDQDYILKEGDLVKIDLGVHVDGFIANVAHTFVVGIAQGTQVTGRKADVIKAAHLCAEAALRLVKPGNQNTQVTEAWNKVAHSFNCTPIEGMLSHQLKQHVIDGEKTIIQNPTDQQKKDHEKAEFEVHEVYAVDVLVSSGEGKAKDAGQRTTIYKRDPSKQYGLKMKTSRAFFSEVERRFDAMPFTLRAFEDEKKARMGVVECAKHELLQPFSVLYEKEGEFVAQFKFTVLLMPNGPMRITSGPFEPDLYKSEMEVQDAELKALLQSSASRKTQKKKKKKASKTAENATSGETLEENEAGD from the exons ATGTCGGGCGAGGACGAGCAGCAGGAGCAGACTATTGCCGAGGACCTGGTCGTGACCAAGTATAAGATGGGGGGCGACATCGCCAACC GGGTACTTCGGTCTGTGGTGGAAGCATCCTGCTCAGGTGTGTCAGTCCTGAGCCTTTGTGAGAAAGGTGATGCCATGATCATGGAAGAGACagggaaaattttcaagaaagaaaaagaaatgaagaaag GTATTGCCTTTCCCACCAGCATTTCGGTAAATAACTGTGTATGTCACTTCTCCCCCTTGAAGAGTGACCAGGACTATATTCTCAAGGAAGGTGACTTGGTAAAAAT TGACCTTGGGGTTCATGTGGATGGCTTTATCGCTAATGTTGCCCACACTTTTGTAGTTGGTATAGCTCAG GGGACCCAAGTAACAGGGCGGAAAGCAGATGTCATTAAGGCAGCTCACCTTTGTGCTGAAGCTGCTTTACGCCTGGTCAAACCTGGAAACCAG AACACACAAGTGACAGAAGCCTGGAATAAAGTTGCCCACTCATTTAATTGCACGCCAATAGAAG GTATGCTGTCACACCAATTAAAGCAGCATGTCATTGATGGAGAGAAAACCATTATCCAGAATCCCACAGACCAGCAGAA gAAGGACCATGAAAAAGCTGAGTTTGAGGTACATGAAGTATATGCTGTGGATGTTCTCGTCAGCTCAGGAGAGGGCAAG GCGAAGGATGCAGGACAGAGAACCACCATTTACAAACGAGACCCTTCTAAACAGTATGGCCTGAAAATGAAAACTTCACGTGCCTTCTTTAGTGAGGTGGAAAGGCGTTTTGATGCCATGCCCTTTACCTTAAG GGCATTTGAAGATGAGAAGAAGGCCCGGATGGGGGTGGTGGAGTGCGCCAAACATGAACTGCTGCAGCCGTTTAGTGTTCTCTATGAGAAGGAGG GTGAATTTGTTGCCCAGTTTAAATTTACAGTTCTACTCATGCCCAATGGCCCCATGCGCATAACCAGTGGCCCCTTTGAGCCTGACCTTTACAAGTCTGAGATGGAGGTCCAGGATGCAGAGCTAAAG gcccttctccagAGTTCTGCAAGTcgaaaaactcagaaaaagaaaaaaaagaag GCCTCCAAGACTGCAGAGAATGCCACCAGTGGGGAAACATtagaagagaatgaagctggggaCTGA